In the genome of Pseudomonas protegens, one region contains:
- a CDS encoding LysR family transcriptional regulator — protein sequence MSDRDARRLLNDRLDWNLLRTFRVIGQELSISRAAARLHLTQPAVSQALKRLEEQLGRQLIARRGPRFALTEVGEQIFALAGEIYGQMSQVSSVLEQPADEVIGKVRLLIISRICNERFDDFLADFHRQHPRVDLEVEVMRSSDIVSALQEKTATLGLSLNRRPQPRLEQRLFLRQRYAFFCGKHHPLFGRRDVAEGDLQGENFVSFTSDQIGGMLSPLTIFRDQQGFSGRIVASSPSLEEVRRLVIAGFGIGCLPEHVVAADTEAGLLWRLPPEDGIADVDIHLLWNREQRMSRAEVLFLERLQECLGPSI from the coding sequence ATGTCCGACCGCGATGCCCGCCGCCTGCTCAATGACCGCCTCGACTGGAACCTGCTGCGCACCTTTCGGGTGATCGGCCAGGAGCTGAGCATCAGCCGCGCGGCGGCGCGCCTGCACCTGACCCAGCCGGCGGTGAGCCAGGCCCTCAAGCGCCTGGAGGAACAATTGGGCCGGCAATTGATTGCCCGGCGCGGGCCGCGCTTTGCCCTGACCGAAGTGGGCGAGCAGATCTTTGCCCTGGCTGGCGAGATCTACGGCCAGATGTCCCAGGTCAGTAGCGTGCTGGAGCAACCCGCCGACGAGGTGATCGGCAAGGTGCGGCTGCTGATCATCAGCCGGATCTGCAACGAGCGCTTCGATGACTTCCTGGCGGATTTTCATCGCCAGCACCCACGGGTCGACCTGGAAGTGGAGGTGATGCGCAGCTCGGACATTGTCAGTGCCCTGCAGGAAAAGACCGCGACCCTGGGCCTGAGCCTCAACCGGCGGCCGCAGCCGCGCCTGGAGCAGCGGCTGTTCCTGCGTCAGCGCTATGCGTTCTTCTGCGGCAAGCACCATCCGCTGTTTGGCCGGCGGGACGTGGCCGAGGGCGACCTGCAAGGGGAGAACTTCGTCAGTTTCACCAGCGACCAGATCGGCGGCATGCTCTCGCCGCTGACGATCTTTCGTGATCAGCAGGGGTTCAGCGGGCGCATCGTCGCCTCCTCCCCCAGCCTGGAAGAAGTGCGCCGCCTGGTAATCGCCGGCTTTGGCATCGGCTGCCTGCCGGAGCATGTGGTGGCAGCCGACACCGAGGCCGGGCTGCTGTGGCGCCTGCCACCCGAAGACGGCATCGCCGATGTCGACATCCACCTGCTGTGGAACCGTGAACAGCGCATGAGCCGGGCCGAGGTGCTGTTTCTCGAACGGTTGCAGGAGTGCCTTGGCCCTTCGATTTGA
- a CDS encoding MFS transporter gives MKPSASPQPRRAAAAAFIGTMIEWYDFYIYATAAALVFGALFFPSDDQLFSTMAAFGTFAVGFFARPLGGIIFGHVGDRIGRKKSLVITLLMMGVVTVCIGLLPTYAQIGALAPVLLILLRIVQGIAVGGEWGGAVLMAGEHAPKGRRNFFASFAQLGSPAGLILSLLAFSAVTRLPEDALMSWGWRLPFLASALLLLVGLAIRLGVNESPEFLASREQAAKSLRKEQAPVMEVLHSAWRPLLLCIGANTLGIAGVYFTNTFMIAYTTQQLEIPRSLILECLFVVAIIQFCIQPLAAWTAEKIGATRFLCLMSLLAMASPYPMFVLVSSGQTPLMILGIALAVVCMASFYAVIAGYVSGMFATRVRYTAISLAYQVCGALAGGLTPLIGTWLAHRFSGQWWPMALFYSLIAAISLLCVLALARRHATARRLEMAANA, from the coding sequence ATGAAGCCTTCCGCTTCGCCCCAGCCACGCCGTGCTGCGGCCGCCGCTTTTATCGGCACCATGATCGAGTGGTACGACTTCTACATCTACGCCACCGCCGCGGCGCTGGTGTTCGGTGCCTTGTTCTTCCCCTCCGACGACCAGCTGTTCAGCACCATGGCGGCCTTCGGCACCTTTGCCGTGGGCTTTTTCGCCCGGCCGCTGGGGGGCATCATCTTTGGCCATGTCGGCGACCGCATCGGCCGCAAGAAATCCCTGGTGATTACCCTGCTGATGATGGGCGTGGTCACGGTGTGCATCGGCCTGCTGCCGACGTATGCCCAGATCGGCGCCCTGGCGCCGGTGCTGCTGATCCTGCTGCGCATTGTCCAGGGTATTGCCGTGGGCGGTGAGTGGGGCGGGGCGGTGTTGATGGCCGGCGAGCATGCGCCCAAGGGCCGGCGCAACTTCTTCGCCTCCTTCGCCCAGCTCGGCAGCCCGGCGGGGTTGATCCTCTCGTTGCTGGCCTTCAGCGCCGTGACCCGTCTGCCGGAAGACGCCCTGATGAGTTGGGGCTGGCGCCTGCCGTTCCTGGCCAGTGCTCTGTTGCTGCTGGTGGGCCTGGCGATTCGCCTGGGGGTCAACGAGTCGCCGGAGTTCCTCGCCAGCCGCGAGCAGGCAGCCAAGTCGCTACGCAAGGAGCAGGCGCCGGTGATGGAAGTGCTGCACAGCGCCTGGCGCCCCTTGCTGCTGTGCATTGGCGCCAACACCCTGGGGATCGCCGGGGTGTATTTCACCAACACCTTCATGATTGCCTACACCACCCAGCAGCTGGAGATCCCCCGTTCGCTGATCCTCGAATGCCTGTTCGTGGTGGCGATCATCCAGTTCTGCATCCAGCCCCTGGCGGCCTGGACCGCGGAGAAAATCGGCGCCACGCGTTTTCTCTGCCTGATGTCGCTGCTGGCCATGGCCTCGCCCTATCCGATGTTCGTGCTGGTGAGTTCCGGCCAGACGCCGCTGATGATCCTCGGCATCGCCCTGGCGGTGGTGTGCATGGCGTCTTTCTATGCGGTGATCGCCGGTTACGTCAGCGGCATGTTCGCAACCCGGGTGCGCTACACCGCGATTTCCCTGGCCTATCAGGTCTGCGGCGCCCTGGCCGGTGGCCTGACGCCGCTGATCGGCACCTGGCTGGCCCACCGCTTCAGTGGCCAGTGGTGGCCAATGGCGCTGTTCTACAGCCTGATCGCCGCGATATCGCTGCTCTGCGTACTGGCCCTGGCGCGCCGGCATGCCACTGCCCGGCGCCTGGAAATGGCCGCCAACGCCTGA
- the mrdA gene encoding penicillin-binding protein 2, translated as MPEAIPIKDHEKENRLVNKRLLACAVLVVAITCALVGRLYFLQVVEFDYHSTISENNRVHVLPITPTRGLIYDRNGVVLADNRPSFNLTITRERTTDLKGELDTVVDLLHLPPEDRTLFDKEMKQARHPFVPVTLFYELTEEQIAVLAVNEYRLPGLDVEAQFVRHYPLGAHFAHSIGYVGRINEKEAKTLDSVEYRGTQSIGKTGIEKFYESELHGHVGYEEVETNAQGRVMRVLKHTDPIPGKNIVLSLDIKLQEAAEEALGDRRGSVVALDPATGEVLAMVSKPSFDPNLFVTGISFKEYAALHDSIDRPLFNRVLRGLYAPGSTIKPEVAIAGLDTGVVTASTRVFDPGYYQLPDFDHKYRNWNHSGDGWVDMDAAIMRSNDTYFYDLAHKLGIDRLHDYMAMFGLGEKVSLDMFEESPGLMPSQAWKRATRRQPWFPGETVILGIGQGYMQVTPLQLAQATALIANKGVWNRPHLAKTIDGVAPVDQHPMPNILLKNPHDWDQVNHGMQMVMHDPRGIARAAAAGAQYRIAGKSGTAQVVAIKQGERYDRLKTRERNRDNALFVGFAPAEHPQIVISVMIENGEAGGRVAGPVVRQIMDAWLLDQNGHLKPQYAAPAKAPGDPHV; from the coding sequence ATGCCCGAAGCGATTCCGATCAAGGACCACGAAAAAGAAAACCGCCTGGTCAACAAGCGCCTGCTGGCCTGCGCTGTGCTGGTGGTGGCCATCACCTGCGCCCTGGTCGGGCGCCTGTATTTCCTCCAGGTGGTGGAGTTCGACTATCACTCCACCATCTCGGAAAACAACCGCGTCCACGTGCTGCCGATCACCCCGACCCGCGGGTTGATCTATGACCGCAATGGCGTGGTCCTGGCCGACAACCGCCCCAGCTTCAACCTGACCATCACCCGCGAACGCACCACCGACCTCAAGGGCGAGCTGGACACCGTGGTCGACCTGCTGCACCTGCCGCCAGAAGATCGCACCCTGTTCGACAAGGAGATGAAGCAGGCCCGTCACCCCTTCGTTCCGGTGACCCTGTTCTACGAACTCACCGAGGAGCAGATCGCCGTACTGGCGGTCAACGAATACCGCCTGCCGGGCCTGGATGTCGAAGCCCAATTCGTCCGCCATTACCCCCTGGGCGCGCACTTCGCCCACTCCATCGGCTACGTCGGACGGATCAACGAAAAGGAAGCCAAGACCCTGGACTCGGTGGAATACCGTGGCACCCAATCCATCGGCAAGACCGGTATCGAGAAGTTCTACGAGTCCGAACTGCACGGCCACGTGGGCTACGAAGAAGTCGAAACCAACGCCCAGGGCCGGGTGATGCGCGTGCTCAAGCACACCGACCCGATCCCCGGCAAGAACATCGTCCTGAGCCTGGACATCAAGCTCCAGGAGGCCGCCGAAGAAGCCCTGGGGGATCGTCGCGGTTCCGTGGTCGCCCTGGACCCGGCCACCGGTGAAGTGCTGGCCATGGTCAGCAAGCCCAGCTTCGACCCCAACCTGTTCGTCACCGGTATCAGCTTCAAGGAATACGCGGCGCTGCACGATTCCATCGATCGCCCGCTGTTCAACCGGGTGCTGCGCGGCCTCTATGCCCCCGGCTCCACCATCAAGCCGGAAGTGGCGATCGCCGGCCTTGATACCGGTGTGGTCACCGCCTCGACCCGCGTCTTCGACCCGGGCTACTACCAACTGCCGGACTTCGACCACAAGTACCGCAACTGGAACCACAGCGGCGACGGTTGGGTGGACATGGACGCCGCGATCATGCGCTCCAACGACACCTACTTCTACGACCTGGCGCACAAGCTCGGCATCGACCGCCTGCACGACTACATGGCGATGTTCGGCCTCGGCGAGAAAGTCTCCCTGGACATGTTCGAAGAATCCCCCGGCCTGATGCCGTCCCAGGCCTGGAAACGCGCCACCCGCCGCCAGCCCTGGTTCCCGGGGGAAACGGTGATCCTCGGCATCGGCCAGGGCTACATGCAGGTCACCCCGCTGCAACTGGCCCAGGCCACCGCGCTGATTGCCAACAAGGGCGTGTGGAACCGCCCGCACCTGGCCAAGACCATCGATGGCGTGGCCCCGGTGGACCAGCATCCGATGCCCAACATCCTGCTGAAGAATCCCCACGACTGGGATCAGGTCAACCACGGCATGCAAATGGTCATGCACGACCCGCGAGGCATTGCCCGCGCCGCCGCCGCCGGAGCGCAATACCGCATTGCCGGCAAGAGCGGCACCGCCCAAGTGGTGGCGATCAAGCAGGGCGAGCGCTACGACCGCCTCAAGACCCGCGAGCGCAACCGCGACAACGCCCTGTTCGTCGGCTTCGCCCCGGCCGAGCATCCGCAGATCGTGATTTCGGTGATGATCGAGAACGGCGAAGCCGGCGGCCGGGTCGCCGGCCCCGTGGTGCGGCAGATCATGGACGCCTGGCTACTGGACCAGAACGGCCACCTCAAGCCGCAATACGCCGCCCCGGCCAAGGCCCCCGGCGATCCCCACGTCTGA
- the rhtA gene encoding threonine/homoserine exporter RhtA, with protein MNDQPRSLASTLFPVGLLLIAMASIQSGASLAKSMFPIVGAQGTTTLRLIFASVIMLLLLRPWRAKFTAKTLRTVVVYGMALGGMNFLFYMSLRSVPLGIAVALEFTGPLAVAIYASRKAIDFLWIALAIIGLLLLIPTGATETAIDLVGAGYALGAGVCWALYILFGQKAGAENGIQTAALGVMIAALFVAPIGIVHAGAALLTPSLIPIALGVAVLSTALPYSLEMVALTRMPARTFGTLMSIEPAFGALSGLLFLHEYLSLAQWMAIACIILASVGATMTMRRESKPIVAAD; from the coding sequence ATGAACGACCAACCGCGCAGCCTTGCCTCGACTCTGTTTCCCGTGGGGCTGCTACTTATCGCCATGGCCTCGATTCAATCGGGCGCCTCATTGGCCAAGAGCATGTTCCCCATTGTCGGGGCCCAGGGCACCACCACCCTTCGCTTGATCTTCGCCAGCGTCATCATGCTGCTTCTATTGCGCCCCTGGCGCGCCAAGTTCACTGCCAAGACCCTACGCACCGTGGTTGTCTACGGAATGGCCCTGGGCGGCATGAACTTCCTCTTCTATATGTCCCTGAGAAGTGTACCCCTGGGAATCGCCGTCGCTCTGGAGTTCACCGGCCCATTGGCGGTGGCCATCTATGCCTCACGCAAGGCGATCGATTTTCTGTGGATCGCCTTGGCGATCATCGGCCTGCTATTGCTGATACCCACAGGCGCCACCGAAACCGCCATCGACCTGGTGGGCGCAGGCTACGCCTTGGGCGCCGGCGTCTGCTGGGCGCTGTACATCCTGTTCGGGCAAAAGGCCGGTGCCGAGAACGGCATCCAGACCGCCGCCCTGGGTGTCATGATCGCCGCACTCTTCGTTGCGCCCATAGGTATCGTCCATGCCGGCGCGGCATTACTCACTCCATCCCTGATTCCTATCGCCCTGGGCGTCGCGGTCTTGTCCACCGCCCTGCCTTACAGCCTGGAAATGGTCGCCCTGACCCGAATGCCAGCCCGTACCTTTGGCACCCTGATGAGCATAGAGCCGGCCTTCGGCGCGCTGTCCGGCCTGCTGTTTCTGCACGAATACCTGTCCCTGGCGCAGTGGATGGCGATCGCCTGCATCATCCTGGCATCTGTCGGAGCAACCATGACGATGCGCCGGGAATCCAAGCCCATAGTTGCAGCCGATTAA
- a CDS encoding sigma-54-dependent Fis family transcriptional regulator — protein sequence MTLIKTIKGEQQHEARLARERLHLEGEIPDGVLRAEIDASWRRSLSHGVHFGSQHQLTLESSASLEVLLASNRLLLDAALPAIDYLNQHHGKDGLIILANADATILAIEGRADRLKNSGVQDITLGACWSEATRGTNALGTALVEARPTLIDCGEHYLDRLSHFSCTSVPIQCPQGEILGVLDLTREGPLGRAQDSTALLSMAVSQIEARVFHASYPEQIVLAFHSRRQYLESPWQGLLALSLGGQILAVSAQACQLLNTPRAALVGRRCEEFLGVDGLQLLARLQQGAVGSLQTAKGELFYKALRAPQPSLNLHRAPRSAAKAAPLPQDLEALAGGNSRYARTLRMARQGLANGLPVLLLGETGTGKEVLARALHRAGSRAEKPFVAVNCAAIPEGLIESELFGYREGAFTGSRRGGMIGRLQQAHGGTLFLDEIGDMPLALQARLLRVLQDRKVAPLGAGEEQDIDIALICATHRDLKQQVQDKAFREDLFYRVNGISVLLPALREREDLQPLVDSLLARLGGAEVSIAEDLRRLLADYHWPGNIRQLEMVLRTALALREDGEQQIGLEHLPDSMLDDLNAHARPPTGSIRENELELIRSALDNHQGNVSAAADALGISRATLYRKLKQLRS from the coding sequence ATGACTCTTATAAAAACAATAAAGGGTGAGCAGCAACACGAAGCCCGGCTGGCCCGGGAACGGCTGCACTTGGAAGGCGAGATCCCCGACGGGGTCCTGCGTGCGGAAATCGATGCTTCATGGCGGCGCAGCCTGAGCCATGGCGTGCACTTTGGCAGCCAGCATCAACTGACCCTGGAATCCAGCGCCAGCCTCGAAGTGCTGCTGGCCAGCAACCGTCTGTTGCTGGACGCGGCGCTCCCGGCCATCGACTACCTGAACCAGCATCACGGCAAGGACGGCCTGATCATCCTGGCCAATGCCGACGCCACCATCCTGGCCATCGAAGGCCGCGCCGACCGGCTCAAAAACAGCGGCGTGCAGGACATCACCCTCGGCGCCTGCTGGAGCGAAGCCACCCGTGGCACCAACGCCCTGGGCACGGCCCTGGTGGAAGCCCGACCGACCCTGATCGATTGCGGTGAGCATTACCTGGATCGCCTCAGCCATTTCTCCTGCACCTCGGTGCCGATCCAGTGCCCCCAGGGCGAGATCCTCGGCGTTCTTGACCTGACCCGCGAAGGCCCTCTGGGCCGGGCCCAGGACAGCACCGCGCTGTTGTCCATGGCGGTCAGCCAGATCGAGGCGCGGGTGTTCCATGCCTCCTACCCGGAGCAGATCGTCCTGGCCTTCCACAGCCGCCGGCAATACCTCGAATCGCCGTGGCAGGGGCTGCTGGCCCTGAGCCTGGGCGGGCAGATTCTCGCGGTCAGCGCTCAGGCCTGCCAGTTGCTCAACACCCCGCGCGCGGCCCTGGTGGGCCGGCGCTGCGAAGAGTTCCTCGGGGTCGATGGCTTGCAGTTGCTGGCGCGCCTGCAACAAGGGGCGGTCGGTAGCTTGCAGACCGCCAAGGGCGAGCTGTTCTACAAGGCCCTGCGGGCGCCGCAACCGTCACTGAACCTGCACCGCGCGCCGCGCAGCGCCGCCAAGGCCGCGCCTCTGCCCCAGGACCTGGAAGCCCTGGCCGGCGGCAACAGCCGCTACGCCCGCACCTTGCGCATGGCCCGCCAGGGCCTGGCCAATGGCTTGCCAGTGCTGCTGCTGGGCGAAACCGGCACCGGCAAGGAAGTCCTGGCCCGGGCCCTGCACCGCGCCGGCAGCCGTGCCGAAAAACCCTTTGTCGCGGTCAACTGCGCGGCCATCCCCGAAGGCCTGATCGAGTCGGAACTGTTCGGCTACCGCGAGGGCGCCTTCACCGGCTCACGGCGCGGCGGCATGATCGGGCGCCTGCAACAGGCCCACGGCGGCACCCTGTTCCTCGATGAGATCGGCGACATGCCCCTGGCACTGCAAGCCCGTCTGCTACGGGTACTGCAGGACCGCAAGGTGGCGCCCTTGGGCGCTGGCGAAGAACAGGACATCGACATCGCGCTGATCTGCGCCACCCACCGCGACCTCAAGCAGCAAGTGCAGGACAAGGCCTTTCGCGAAGACCTGTTCTACCGGGTCAACGGCATCAGCGTGCTGCTGCCGGCCCTGCGCGAACGCGAAGATTTGCAGCCACTGGTGGACAGCCTGCTGGCCAGGCTCGGCGGCGCCGAAGTGAGCATTGCCGAGGACCTGCGCCGGTTGCTGGCGGACTACCACTGGCCGGGCAATATCCGCCAGTTGGAGATGGTCCTGCGCACCGCCCTGGCCCTGCGCGAAGACGGCGAACAGCAGATTGGCCTGGAACACTTGCCCGACAGCATGCTCGACGATCTCAACGCCCATGCCCGGCCGCCGACGGGGAGCATCCGCGAGAACGAGCTGGAGCTGATCCGCAGCGCCCTGGACAACCACCAGGGCAATGTCTCGGCGGCGGCGGACGCCCTGGGCATCAGCCGCGCGACCCTGTACCGCAAGCTCAAACAGTTGCGTTCCTGA
- a CDS encoding Zn-dependent hydrolase, producing MLKSNGERLWASLMAMAEIGATARGGSYRLALSDEDRAGRELFAHWCSEAGLSLSVDPIGNLFARRPGCDPDAAPVMMGSHLDTQPEGGRFDGVYGVLAGLEVVRRLNDLGIQTRKPLEVAVWTNEEGARFTPAMFGSAVFTGVMCLDAALAVRDAEGISVAQALQRSGYAGSRPLGGAVDAYFEAHIEQGPILENNAKSIGVVSGGQAIRWLDVQVEGQAAHAGTTPMALRRDALYGAAQMILAVEQVAADFAPQGLTTVGELSIAKSSRNTIPGLLNFTVDLRHHQDQQIAAMQRQVEERLQAVADQRGLKVSISQHWVSPATPFDAECVAAVQQAVDGLGYPQQSIVSGAGHDAILLAPYCPTAMVFIPCVGGLSHNEAEDVLPEDVRRGADVLLNAVLARAGRVA from the coding sequence ATGTTGAAAAGCAATGGCGAGCGCCTCTGGGCGAGCCTAATGGCCATGGCCGAAATCGGTGCCACGGCCCGTGGCGGCAGCTACCGCCTGGCCCTGAGCGATGAAGACCGGGCCGGTCGCGAACTGTTTGCCCACTGGTGCAGCGAGGCCGGTCTGAGCCTGAGTGTCGATCCGATCGGCAACCTGTTTGCCCGACGTCCCGGCTGCGACCCCGATGCGGCCCCGGTGATGATGGGCAGCCACCTCGACACCCAGCCCGAAGGCGGGCGCTTCGATGGCGTGTACGGGGTGCTGGCCGGCCTGGAAGTGGTGCGCCGCCTCAATGACCTGGGGATCCAGACCCGCAAGCCCCTGGAAGTGGCGGTCTGGACCAACGAGGAGGGCGCGCGCTTCACCCCGGCGATGTTCGGCTCGGCAGTGTTCACCGGAGTCATGTGCCTGGACGCCGCCCTGGCGGTGCGCGACGCCGAGGGCATCAGCGTCGCCCAGGCCCTGCAGCGCAGCGGTTACGCCGGTAGCCGGCCCCTGGGAGGAGCGGTGGATGCCTACTTCGAGGCGCACATCGAACAGGGGCCGATCCTTGAAAATAACGCCAAGAGCATCGGCGTGGTCAGTGGCGGCCAGGCGATCCGCTGGCTCGACGTGCAGGTCGAGGGCCAGGCGGCCCACGCCGGCACCACGCCCATGGCATTGCGCAGGGATGCGCTGTATGGCGCGGCGCAGATGATCCTCGCGGTGGAGCAGGTGGCGGCGGATTTCGCCCCCCAGGGCCTGACCACCGTGGGCGAGCTGAGCATCGCCAAGTCCTCGCGCAACACCATTCCCGGGTTGCTGAATTTCACCGTCGACCTGCGCCATCACCAGGACCAGCAGATCGCCGCCATGCAACGGCAGGTCGAGGAGCGCCTGCAGGCCGTCGCCGATCAGCGCGGGCTCAAGGTCAGCATCAGCCAGCACTGGGTCAGCCCCGCCACGCCGTTCGATGCCGAGTGTGTGGCGGCGGTGCAGCAGGCGGTGGATGGCCTGGGCTACCCTCAGCAGTCCATCGTCAGCGGCGCCGGTCACGACGCCATCCTGCTGGCGCCCTACTGCCCGACGGCCATGGTGTTCATTCCCTGTGTCGGTGGCCTGAGCCACAACGAAGCCGAAGACGTGTTGCCCGAGGACGTGCGCCGGGGCGCCGATGTATTGCTTAACGCCGTGCTGGCCCGCGCCGGCCGGGTTGCCTGA
- a CDS encoding histone deacetylase family protein, translating into MRSFFHPEQLLHHPRSYYSRGQMRTPQEVPERARRLVQAAHALGFAVCQPQDAGLQPLQAVHGAAYLKFLEEAYRCWKDIPEDWGDEVMSNIFVREPNALRGILAQAARYLADGSCPVGEQTWRSAYWSAQSAIAGARALLDGEPAAYALCRPPGHHARAEAAGGFCYLNNAAIAAQVLRERYARVAVLDTDMHHGQGIQEIFYERADVLYVSVHGDPTNFYPGVAGFTEERGSGAGEGYNLNLPMAHGASEADFLARLEQALAAVKDFHAQVLVLSLGFDIYELDPQSKVAVTRDGFAMLGQRIRSLGLPCLIVQEGGYHLDSLEDNARAFFADSAAWAL; encoded by the coding sequence ATGCGCAGTTTTTTCCACCCTGAACAATTGCTGCACCATCCTCGCAGCTACTACTCCCGGGGCCAGATGCGCACGCCCCAGGAAGTTCCCGAGCGGGCCCGGCGCCTGGTCCAGGCGGCCCATGCCCTGGGCTTTGCGGTGTGCCAGCCGCAGGACGCCGGCCTGCAACCCTTGCAGGCGGTGCACGGCGCGGCGTACCTGAAGTTCCTCGAAGAAGCCTACCGGTGCTGGAAGGACATCCCCGAGGACTGGGGCGATGAAGTCATGTCCAACATCTTCGTGCGTGAGCCCAATGCCCTGCGCGGCATCCTGGCCCAGGCCGCCCGTTACCTGGCGGACGGCAGCTGCCCGGTGGGCGAGCAGACCTGGCGCTCGGCCTACTGGTCGGCGCAGAGCGCCATCGCCGGGGCCCGTGCCCTGCTCGACGGCGAGCCGGCGGCCTATGCCTTGTGCCGTCCGCCGGGCCACCACGCCCGGGCCGAGGCCGCGGGTGGTTTCTGTTACCTGAACAATGCGGCGATCGCCGCCCAGGTGCTGCGCGAGCGCTACGCCCGGGTGGCGGTGCTGGATACCGACATGCACCACGGCCAGGGCATCCAGGAAATCTTCTACGAGCGCGCCGATGTGCTGTATGTCTCGGTGCATGGCGACCCGACCAACTTCTACCCGGGGGTTGCCGGTTTCACCGAGGAACGTGGCAGCGGCGCGGGGGAGGGCTACAACCTCAACCTGCCCATGGCGCATGGCGCCAGCGAGGCGGATTTCCTCGCCCGCCTGGAACAGGCCCTGGCCGCGGTGAAGGATTTTCATGCCCAGGTGCTGGTGCTGTCGTTGGGGTTCGATATCTACGAGCTCGATCCGCAAAGCAAGGTCGCGGTGACCCGCGACGGTTTCGCCATGCTTGGCCAGCGCATCCGCAGCCTTGGCCTGCCGTGCCTGATCGTTCAGGAAGGCGGTTACCACCTGGACAGCCTGGAAGACAACGCCCGCGCCTTCTTTGCCGACAGCGCCGCTTGGGCCTTGTAG
- a CDS encoding ABC transporter ATP-binding protein, whose amino-acid sequence MRRLITRLVDSRDPQALSAALGWLYGFVRPHRLAIGGLLGLSVCASLLVLVQPWLTKLLIDDGLLARDFPRLVLIAGLMIGAGLLGTVLSGVNRYLHTRLSGRILFALRDDLYRHLQRLSPGFYGQRRIGDLMSRLDGDVAEIQRFAVDSLFSAVSSVIGLVVALAMLLTLSWQLSLLALLLIPLDVLWLRWMRRKVERDVRQLRERSADMSSFLVETLPVMKFIQSAGQQQREARRLHGLGQGYMNQLLKLQVTEFFTQAVPGTLTSLSRACAFLIGGYWVVQGTWQLGALIAFSTYLGMAVGPVQSLLGLYVAIQRMTVSLGRVMELRGEEPGISNPEAPLPVPEQGELHLHAVHFSHPGRGMTLQGIEARIPYGRKVALSGSSGAGKSTLIDLLQRHHDPQSGQVLLGGIDLRQLDLTQLRRRVAVVSQDIVLFRGSLADNLAYSVPDASREAVAEVARLAQLQSLIESLPEGLDSPLGERGQQLSGGQKQRIAIARALLQDPMILVLDEATSAVDEATEREVIDAIDRLFAGRTRILISHRPSTLADAELRFELREGVLHVLEVAHEA is encoded by the coding sequence ATGCGGCGCCTGATCACCCGACTGGTGGACAGCCGCGATCCCCAGGCGCTGAGCGCGGCCCTGGGCTGGCTCTACGGTTTTGTCCGGCCGCACCGGCTGGCCATCGGCGGGCTGCTGGGGCTGTCGGTGTGCGCCTCCCTGCTGGTGCTGGTGCAACCCTGGCTGACCAAGCTGCTGATCGACGACGGCCTGCTGGCCCGGGACTTTCCCCGGCTGGTGCTGATCGCCGGCCTGATGATCGGCGCCGGGCTGCTGGGCACCGTGCTCTCCGGGGTCAACCGCTACCTGCATACGCGCTTGTCCGGGCGCATCCTGTTCGCCCTGCGCGACGACCTCTACCGGCACTTGCAGCGCCTGTCGCCGGGCTTTTACGGGCAAAGGCGGATCGGCGACCTGATGTCGCGCCTGGACGGCGATGTCGCGGAGATCCAGCGCTTTGCCGTCGACTCATTGTTCTCCGCGGTGTCCAGCGTGATCGGCCTGGTGGTGGCATTGGCCATGCTGCTGACCCTGTCCTGGCAACTCTCGCTCCTGGCCCTGCTGCTGATCCCCCTGGACGTGCTCTGGCTGCGCTGGATGCGGCGCAAGGTCGAGCGCGATGTGCGCCAGTTGCGCGAGCGTTCGGCGGACATGTCCTCGTTCCTGGTGGAAACCCTGCCGGTGATGAAATTCATCCAGAGCGCCGGCCAGCAGCAGCGTGAAGCCCGACGCCTGCACGGCCTCGGCCAGGGCTACATGAACCAGTTGCTCAAGCTGCAAGTCACCGAGTTCTTCACCCAGGCGGTGCCCGGTACCCTGACCTCACTGTCCCGGGCCTGCGCCTTCCTGATCGGCGGTTACTGGGTGGTGCAGGGCACCTGGCAACTGGGGGCGCTGATCGCCTTTTCCACCTACCTGGGCATGGCGGTGGGCCCGGTGCAGAGCCTGCTCGGGCTGTACGTGGCGATCCAGCGCATGACCGTGAGCCTGGGCCGGGTCATGGAGCTGCGTGGCGAGGAGCCGGGCATCAGCAACCCCGAGGCGCCGCTGCCGGTGCCGGAGCAGGGCGAACTGCATTTGCATGCCGTGCACTTCAGTCACCCGGGGCGCGGGATGACCTTGCAGGGCATCGAAGCGCGGATTCCCTACGGCCGCAAAGTGGCGCTCAGCGGCAGCTCGGGGGCGGGCAAGAGCACCTTGATCGACCTGTTGCAGCGCCACCACGACCCGCAATCCGGGCAGGTGCTGCTGGGCGGCATCGACCTGCGCCAGCTGGACCTGACGCAACTGCGGCGGCGGGTGGCGGTGGTCAGCCAGGACATCGTGCTGTTTCGCGGCAGCCTGGCGGACAACCTGGCCTACAGCGTGCCCGACGCCAGCCGCGAGGCGGTGGCCGAAGTGGCGCGGCTGGCGCAACTGCAGAGCCTGATCGAGTCCCTGCCCGAAGGCCTGGACAGTCCCCTGGGCGAGCGCGGCCAGCAATTGTCCGGCGGGCAGAAACAACGCATCGCCATCGCCCGGGCCCTGCTGCAGGACCCGATGATCCTGGTGCTGGACGAAGCCACCTCGGCGGTGGACGAAGCCACCGAGCGCGAGGTGATCGACGCCATCGACCGGCTGTTCGCCGGGCGCACGCGCATCCTCATCAGCCACCGGCCTTCGACCCTGGCCGACGCCGAGCTGCGGTTCGAATTGCGCGAGGGCGTGCTGCACGTGCTGGAGGTGGCCCATGAAGCCTGA